Sequence from the Thermomonas sp. HDW16 genome:
TCGTGCCCCCGGACGCGGCACGCTGCTCCTGCGCCGTGCCCGGATCGGCGACTTGTGCGGCCAGCGCGGTGGCCACGGTGGTCGCGATTTCGCCCTGGACAGCGAACACGTCGTCGATGCGACGCTCGAACGTATGCGTCCAGCGACTGAAACCGGTGTTCCCGTCGATCAGATCGGCCACCACCCGCACTTCGTCGCCAGCCCAACGCACACTGCCGTCGAGCAGGAAGGCCACACCCAATTGGCTGGCGATGCGCACCGCACTTTCATCGCTGTCGCGGAATTTGCCCGACGACGTCTTCGCCATCACTTTCAGTTTCCGGTTACGCGCCAACGTGGCGCGCAATTCTTCCGATAGCCCGTCGGAGAAATAGGCCTTGCCCGGATCGCCACTGAGATTGTCGAACGGCAGCACCGCCACGCTGCCTTCGTCGGCGGATGGTGCAAAAGCACCGAACCAGCCACGTTGCCATCCCAGCGCGCCTGCCCCTGCAGCCGCCGCCAGCACGCCGCCACCGATCAGCAGCTGGCGGCGCCGTACATCATGGCCCGGCGCTTTCGCGCGCATCGGCGGACGCGGCACGGCCTCGCGCCCGGCCAGCGGCAATACCGCGCGCAACACCGCCTGCAGGGAATCGTCATCGATATGGCCATGGTCGAACACCAGCGGGATCGCCTGGTACTGGCGGAAACCCAGCGGTGGTTCGGTGCCGTCCAGCGACAGCGGCACCAGCTTCTTCATGTCACGGCCGTGCGCGGACTCGTCCAGCACCCAGTCCGAAGTCACCGAGTGCTCGGACCACGCCACGATCACTGCGTCGCTGGCCTGCAGAGCGGTCTCGATGGCCTTGGCGAAAGCCGCGCCGCCTTCGATCTGGTCGTCCCACCAGACCTGCAGGCCGGCGGCTTCCAGTGCCTCGACCAGCACGCGCACGCGCTCGCGATCCGCACGCGAATAGCTCAGGAACACGCTCGGCTGCGTTGGTGCCTGTGGCTCTGCTGGCCCGCTGGACATGGTCTTCGCCGCCGTCCCTTGGAGCGTTCAGCTTACCTCGCCAACGCAGCCAGGCGCTGCGAGCGGACGGCACACGAGCCGTGGGGCATCGAGGCCCCACGGCTCGAGGGGATCGATCAGGCGAACGGATCCTGCAGCACGATGTTGGCGTCGCGATCCGGCCCGGTGCTGACGATCGCCAGCGGGCAACCCGCCAGTTCTTCCAGCGAACGCAGGTAGGCGCGCGCGGCCGGCGGCAACTTGTCCCACTCGGTGATGCCGGCGGTGGATTCCTGCCAACCCGGGAACTCCAGGTAGACCGGCGTGCACTCGTCCCAGCCCTTCGCGTCCAGCGGCGCGTATTCGGTACGCTTGCCGCGGTATTCGTAGGCGATGCACATCTTCAGCGTCTCCATCCCGTCGAGGATGTCGAGCTTGGTGATGCACAGGCCGCTGATGCCGTTGATCGCCACCGCGCGCTTCAGGGCGACGATGTCCATCCAGCCGCAGCGACGCGGACGGCCGGTGGTCGCGCCGTATTCCTGGCCGCGATCACGGATGCCCTGGCCGATCTCGTCGTTGAGTTCGGTCGGGAACGGGCCGCCGCCGACGCGCGTCGCATACGCCTTGGCGATGCCCAGTACATAGTCGATCGCATCCGCGCCCACGCCGGTGCCGGCCATCGCACCGCCGACGGTGGTGTTGGACGAGGTCACGTACGGATAGGTGCCATGGTCGATGTCGAGCAGCGAACCCTGCGCGCCTTCGAACAGCACCTTGCGACCCTGCTTGCGCAGGTCGTGCAGGATGCCGGCGACATCGGCCTTCATCGGTTCGATGTACTCGCCGAAGGCCAGCGCCTCGTCCAGCGTCTGCTGGAAATCGACGGCATCGACCTTGAGGTAATTGGTCAGTACGAAGTTGTGGTAATCCAGCGCCACGCGCAGCTTTTCCGCCAGCTCGTCGGGGTAATGCAGGTCGGCCACGCGGATGCCGCGACGCGCCACCTTGTCTTCGTAGGCCGGGCCGATGCCACGGCCGGTGGTGCCGATCGCCGACTTGCCGGCGGCCTTCTCGCGCGCCTGGTCCAGGGCGATGTGGTACGGCATGATCAGCGGCGTGGCCGGGGAAATCTTCAGGCGCGAACGTACTTCCACGCCATTGGCTTCAAGTTCGGCGATCTCTTTCTGCAGCGCGCCCGGGTGCAGCACCACGCCATTGCCGATCAGGCACAGCGCGTCGTCGCGCAGCACGCCGGACGGGATCAGGTGCAGCACGGTCTTCTTGCCGCCGATCACCAGCGTGTGGCCGGCGTTGTGGCCGCCCTGGAAGCGCACCACCGCGCCGATGTCCTGCGTCAGCAGGTCGACGATCTTGCCCTTGCCTTCATCGCCCCATTGGGCACCGAGAACGACGACTGACTGACCCATTTCCGAACTCCAGACGTGAGAAAAGCCGAGGTCTGCCCCGGCTTTTCGACATTCTACGTGGTTCCCGGCCGGGCTGCGACCGTCAACCGCCCCGCACCAGGTACAAGGACACGATTCCCAGGATCAGCACGACCCCGCCAACCCGCCGCACATGCTCGTCCGGCATGTTCTGCAACTGCTCGGCGGCGCGTTTCCACGCGCCCGGGGCGGCGAACAGGAACAGGCCTTCCAGCACCGCGACCAGGCACAGCGCCGCCCACAGGTCGGACATGGCTCAGCGGTCGCTGCGCATGTACTGCAGGAACGGGTCGTTGCGCTCCAGCACGATCACGCTGTCGCCGCCGGCGAAGGACTTGCGGTAGGCCTCCAGGCTGCGCTGGAAGGCGTAGAAGCCCGGGTCGCGATTGGCCGCTTCGGCGTACAGGCGGGCGGCTTCGGCATCGCCTTCACCGCGCAGTTTCTGCGCGTCGCGCTCGGCCTCGGCGGCGATCACCGCGCGCTGGCGGTCGGCTTCGGACTGGATCTTCTGCGACAGCTCCTCGCCTTCCGCGCGCAGCAGGCTGGCCACCTGCTTGCGTTGCGCGCTCATGCGCCGGTACACCTGCCCGATCACCTCGCCGCCGGTCGGCAGGTCGATGCGCTTGATGCGGATGTCGGAAATTTTCACGCCCAGCACGGCAGCGCCCTTGTTGATCGAGGCCAGCTGCGCCTGCAGCACCTTGTCGCGGTCGCCGGAGACGACTTCCTGCAAGGTGTGCGCATTGATTTCGTTGCGCAGTGCGTCCTTGATGATCGGTGCCAGTCGCTGCGTGGCGATCGATTCGTCGCCGCCTGTGGCGCGATAGAAATCGCGCACGTTCTCGATCTTGCCAATGGCGAAGAAGTCGACGCTGACGTCCTTTTTCTCCGAGGTCAGGTAGCGCTCCGGTTCCGCGGCCAGGATCTGCAGGCGGCGGTCGAACACGCGTGCGGTCTCGATCAGCGGCAGCTTGAAATGCAGGCCGGGGCCGATATCGGTGCGCACCACCTTGCCCAGGTTGAGCACGATCGCACCCTGGCCTTCGCTGACCACGAACACCGAGCCCAGCAACAGCAACAACGCGGCGACGATGGCCGGCACCCATGCGGGGAATTTCATCGTACGTTCTCCTCACGGCCCGCACTGCGGCCCTGGCGGCCCGAGCGCGCCGGATCGGCGGTGGCTTCCACGGTCGACGACACAAGATCCGGCAGGATCGCCTGCGTCGGCACCGCCGGTTGGGTGGTGGTCGCGCCCTGCATCGGCACGTAGATCAGCTGGCGACCGTCGCCGCCGATCACCTTGCGGCTGTTGTTCGCCAGCACCTGCTGCACGGTTTCCAGCCACAGGCGCTTGCGGGTGACTTCGGGGGCGGCCTTGTACTGTTCGACCAGCAGGGTGAAGCGCTGCGCATCACCGGTGGCACGGGCGATCGCGGCGGTCTTGTAGCCTTCCGCTTCGGTACGCACGCGTGCGGCCTGGCCGCGCGCCTCGGGCACGATCTTGCTGGCGTAGGCCTCGGCCTCGTTCTTGGCGCGGTCCTTGTCCTGCTGCGCGCTGTTGACGTCATCGAACGCCGGCTTCACTTCTTCCGGCGGACGCGCGTTCGGCAGGTTGAGTTCGGTGACCACCAGGCCGGTGCGGTAGGCCTGCAACGCTTCCTGCAAGCGCTGCTTGGACGAGACCGACAGCGCGCTGCGCGCGCTCAGCACGGTGTCGAGGTCGGAACGGCCGACCTGTTCGCGCACCGCGCTCAGGGTCGCTTCCTTCAGCACGTCGTCGGCGTTGCGGGTGCCGAACAGGTACAGCTGCGCATCGCCGATGCGGTACTGCACGTTGATTTCCACGCTGACGATGTTCTCGTCGCGGGTCAGCACCGGCACGGTTTCACTGTAGGTCTTGATCTGGGTGGCGTTGACCTTGATCACCCGCTCCAGCGGCCACGGCAATTTCACATGCGGGCCGGGCTGCATCACCCGGTCGAACTGGCCGAAGCGCAGCACCACGCCACGTTGCTGTTCGGTCACCAGCACGAAGCAGTTGAACGCCAGCCACAGGCCCAGCACGATCCAGATCCAGCGCAACGGACTGCCGTCGCCGAAGCCGCCACCGAAGCTGGGCAACTTCTCGAACAGGCCGCCAAGTCCGCCGCCGCCACGGCGATTACCGCCATTCGAAGAGCCACCGGGCTTGTTCCAGGCCATCCAGCTCGCTTTTGGCCCGCGCGGGCCGCTATTTGAAGTCGTCATGCGTCGGATTCTACGGGAAGCTCGGTTTCAGGCACCGGCAACAGGGGGCGCAAGGGTGCGCCATCGGCCTGTGCGGCCAGACGCGCGGCATCCACCGCCGGCAGGTCGACCCGCAGGCGCCAGCCGTCGGCATCGTGTTCTTCGTGTTGCACGGCATCCAATGCATGCAGGCGCGCGCGCAGGCGGCCGGCATCGGTGGGCAGGACAATCTCGCCGACCACGCGGCGCAGGCCCAGCTTTTCGCCCAGCGCTTCGCGCAACAGGTCGATGCCGAGGCCATCGCGCGCCGACAGCCACACCGCATGGCCATCCTCGCCACGCTGGTCGATGCGCGGCACAGCACCTTCGATGCGGTCGATCTTGTTGAACACCAGCAGCTGCGGGATATCGCCGGCACCGATCTCGCGCAGCACTTCGTCGACCTGGGCCATGCGCTCGTCGCGCAACGGATCGTCGGCGTCGATCACGTGCAGCAGCAGGTCGGCCTCGCGCGCTTCGCTCAGGGTGGAACGGAACGCAGCGACCAGTTCATGCGGCAGGTCGCGTACGAAACCGACGGTATCGGCCAATACCACGCCGCCACCGGCAAGTTCGATGCGGCGGACAGTGGGGTCCAGGGTCGCGAACAGCTGATCGGCGGCATAGGCATCCGCACCGGTCAGCGTGTTGAACAAAGTGGACTTGCCGGCATTGGTATAGCCCACCAGGGCGACGCGCGGCAGCTCGCTGCGGACTCGCGCGCGGCGCATCTGGGTGTGCTGCACTTCGACCTTCTCCAGCCGCTTCTGCAGCATGTCGACGCGCTTCTGCAGCAGGCGGCGGTCGGTTTCCAGCTGGGTTTCGCCGGGGCCGCGCAGGCCGATGGAACCGCCGCGCTGGCGCTCAAGGTGGGTCCAGCCGCGCACCAGCCGGGTGGCCACGTGCTTGAGCTGGGCCAGTTCGACCTGCAGCTTGCCTTCGGCGCTGCGTGCGCGCTGCGAGAAGATATCCAGGATCAGGCCAGTGCGATCCACCACCCGGCGCTCCAGCGCGCGCTCCAGGTTGCGTTCCTGTACCGGGCTGAGCGGATGGTTGACCAGTACTAGGTCGGCGCCGGTGGCCTCGCAAGCCGCCTTCACCTCTTCCAGCTTGCCGCTGCCGATCAGGGTGGACGGATTGGGCTTGTCGATCTTCGCGGTCAGCACCGCGGCCACGCTGGCACCGGCGGAACGGGCAAGTTCGCCGAATTCCTCCAACACGCCCTCGCCCGGCGGGCCGCCGGCGTGGGGTTGGATGAGCAGCGCGTGTTCGCCCCGGCGGGAGCGTTCGAACAATTGGGTTGGCATTGCAGTTCAGATGCGGGCGGCGGATACCGATTGCAAGCCCGGAATGACCGGGCGGCCCGCGTCAGGAGCCGATCAGGCCTCGTCAGCGGCTTCGTCGTCCGCGTCGGTGCCGGTCGGGCCCACGCGCACGTTACGCGCCGGCACCACGGTGGAGATCGCGTGCTTGTAGACCATCTGGCTGACCGTGTTGCGCAACAGGATCACGAACTGGTCGAAGGATTCGACCGTGCCCTGCAGCTTGATGCCGTTGACCAGGTAGATCGAGACCGGCACGCGTTCGCGCCGCAATGCGTTCAGGAATGGATCCTGCAAAGACTGCCCCTTGGACATATGTTTCCCCACTGCTGCCGCTTCGATGAAGCATGTTGTTGTTTTGTATTCGTGGGCCAGATGCCGCATGGCATTCCCCCGGCCCCGCGCCCGCCCCGTTTCGGGGGGCGCAGGCCGATGGTAACGCAGCCGATCCGGTTACGCGCGACCGTTGCCGAGGAAACCGGCCACCGCCGCATCCAGTTGCGTGCGCTGGGTCACGGGATCGAACCACTGCGCGTCCAGTTCGCCGCGCAACCAGGTGAACTGGCGCTTGGCCAGCTGGCGGGTGGCGGCGATGGCGCGTTCGCGGAACGTGGCGGCATCGCTGGCGTCATCCAGGTATTCCCAGGCCTGCCGATAACCGACTGCGCGTATCGCGGGAAGATCGAGCGGATGCGGGTGCGCGGCCAGCGCCGGCAAGGCGCGCAACGCACGAACCTCATCGAGGAACCCCGCTTCCAGCATCGCGTCGAAACGCTGCTCGATGCGTTCGTGCAACA
This genomic interval carries:
- a CDS encoding TIR domain-containing protein — encoded protein: MSSGPAEPQAPTQPSVFLSYSRADRERVRVLVEALEAAGLQVWWDDQIEGGAAFAKAIETALQASDAVIVAWSEHSVTSDWVLDESAHGRDMKKLVPLSLDGTEPPLGFRQYQAIPLVFDHGHIDDDSLQAVLRAVLPLAGREAVPRPPMRAKAPGHDVRRRQLLIGGGVLAAAAGAGALGWQRGWFGAFAPSADEGSVAVLPFDNLSGDPGKAYFSDGLSEELRATLARNRKLKVMAKTSSGKFRDSDESAVRIASQLGVAFLLDGSVRWAGDEVRVVADLIDGNTGFSRWTHTFERRIDDVFAVQGEIATTVATALAAQVADPGTAQEQRAASGGTTDVAAFDAYLRGSALYENGNDEASERQSLALFDKAIELDPRYAAAHVSRSAALTTLANQYGEVAQRTAMYDQAIAAAKHAVALAPKYANAYSILGFVQFQGRLDARAAREPFEKSSQLGQGEANVQARWAQYCARTGREREAAEAMQRALSRDVLNALIYRGAGTVEYAARRFEASIPPMRRALQMNPQMPRAHAQIADALVHLGQLARARDEYLAEPVADFRLAGLAIVEHRGGDHTAARAAMDKLVAELGDSVLYQQAQVLAQWGELETAMTRLLKARELGDSGLIYARNDPFLDPLRKDARMAALLARLGFDP
- a CDS encoding adenylosuccinate synthase yields the protein MGQSVVVLGAQWGDEGKGKIVDLLTQDIGAVVRFQGGHNAGHTLVIGGKKTVLHLIPSGVLRDDALCLIGNGVVLHPGALQKEIAELEANGVEVRSRLKISPATPLIMPYHIALDQAREKAAGKSAIGTTGRGIGPAYEDKVARRGIRVADLHYPDELAEKLRVALDYHNFVLTNYLKVDAVDFQQTLDEALAFGEYIEPMKADVAGILHDLRKQGRKVLFEGAQGSLLDIDHGTYPYVTSSNTTVGGAMAGTGVGADAIDYVLGIAKAYATRVGGGPFPTELNDEIGQGIRDRGQEYGATTGRPRRCGWMDIVALKRAVAINGISGLCITKLDILDGMETLKMCIAYEYRGKRTEYAPLDAKGWDECTPVYLEFPGWQESTAGITEWDKLPPAARAYLRSLEELAGCPLAIVSTGPDRDANIVLQDPFA
- a CDS encoding DUF2065 domain-containing protein, giving the protein MSDLWAALCLVAVLEGLFLFAAPGAWKRAAEQLQNMPDEHVRRVGGVVLILGIVSLYLVRGG
- a CDS encoding protease modulator HflC, with translation MKFPAWVPAIVAALLLLLGSVFVVSEGQGAIVLNLGKVVRTDIGPGLHFKLPLIETARVFDRRLQILAAEPERYLTSEKKDVSVDFFAIGKIENVRDFYRATGGDESIATQRLAPIIKDALRNEINAHTLQEVVSGDRDKVLQAQLASINKGAAVLGVKISDIRIKRIDLPTGGEVIGQVYRRMSAQRKQVASLLRAEGEELSQKIQSEADRQRAVIAAEAERDAQKLRGEGDAEAARLYAEAANRDPGFYAFQRSLEAYRKSFAGGDSVIVLERNDPFLQYMRSDR
- the hflK gene encoding FtsH protease activity modulator HflK produces the protein MAWNKPGGSSNGGNRRGGGGLGGLFEKLPSFGGGFGDGSPLRWIWIVLGLWLAFNCFVLVTEQQRGVVLRFGQFDRVMQPGPHVKLPWPLERVIKVNATQIKTYSETVPVLTRDENIVSVEINVQYRIGDAQLYLFGTRNADDVLKEATLSAVREQVGRSDLDTVLSARSALSVSSKQRLQEALQAYRTGLVVTELNLPNARPPEEVKPAFDDVNSAQQDKDRAKNEAEAYASKIVPEARGQAARVRTEAEGYKTAAIARATGDAQRFTLLVEQYKAAPEVTRKRLWLETVQQVLANNSRKVIGGDGRQLIYVPMQGATTTQPAVPTQAILPDLVSSTVEATADPARSGRQGRSAGREENVR
- the hflX gene encoding ribosome rescue GTPase HflX: MFERSRRGEHALLIQPHAGGPPGEGVLEEFGELARSAGASVAAVLTAKIDKPNPSTLIGSGKLEEVKAACEATGADLVLVNHPLSPVQERNLERALERRVVDRTGLILDIFSQRARSAEGKLQVELAQLKHVATRLVRGWTHLERQRGGSIGLRGPGETQLETDRRLLQKRVDMLQKRLEKVEVQHTQMRRARVRSELPRVALVGYTNAGKSTLFNTLTGADAYAADQLFATLDPTVRRIELAGGGVVLADTVGFVRDLPHELVAAFRSTLSEAREADLLLHVIDADDPLRDERMAQVDEVLREIGAGDIPQLLVFNKIDRIEGAVPRIDQRGEDGHAVWLSARDGLGIDLLREALGEKLGLRRVVGEIVLPTDAGRLRARLHALDAVQHEEHDADGWRLRVDLPAVDAARLAAQADGAPLRPLLPVPETELPVESDA
- the hfq gene encoding RNA chaperone Hfq: MSKGQSLQDPFLNALRRERVPVSIYLVNGIKLQGTVESFDQFVILLRNTVSQMVYKHAISTVVPARNVRVGPTGTDADDEAADEA